A DNA window from Ornithodoros turicata isolate Travis chromosome 10, ASM3712646v1, whole genome shotgun sequence contains the following coding sequences:
- the LOC135370584 gene encoding globin-like translates to MGNATSHAEYKKPDPRTSMVHSELCAVHTTWKKFQEHDKGPGIFMELFTRYPEYKLIFPEFAYMSDEELAIYPRFLAHGVAVVYQVSSFVDTLDDSALLLELMRKNARRHYYRKGVTPMHFFTLTQVIKLFLQQKLGQLMSDEAVSGWDKLFALLIETTKAEYKHLEHLEHEEHEENEKRRKMSTVSRVSRISKSSKSPKSPTKSPKHV, encoded by the coding sequence ATGGGGAACGCCACGTCCCACGCCGAGTACAAGAAGCCCGATCCACGAACCTCAATGGTGCACAGCGAACTCTGCGCGGTTCATACCACCTGGAAGAAATTCCAGGAGCACGACAAAGGTCCCGGCATCTTTATGGAACTATTCACCAGGTATCCCGAATACAAGCTGATATTTCCAGAGTTCGCCTACATGTCAGACGAAGAGCTGGCCATCTACCCGCGATTTCTCGCTCACGGCGTCGCTGTGGTTTACCAAGTGTCCTCATTCGTAGACACCCTCGACGACAGCGCCCTCCTGCTGGAGCTGATGCGAAAGAACGCCCGGCGTCACTACTATCGTAAAGGGGTGACGCCAATGCATTTCTTCACGCTCACTCAAGTCATCAAGTTGTTTCTGCAGCAGAAGCTGGGTCAGCTGATGAGTGACGAGGCTGTTTCTGGATGGGACAAGCTTTTCGCGCTGCTCATTGAAACGACAAAAGCTGAATACAAGCATCTAGAGCACCTAGAGCACGAAGAGCACGAAGAGAAcgagaaaaggagaaaaatgaGCACCGTGTCCAGGGTGTCCAGGATTTCCAAGAGCTCCAAAAGTCCGAAAAGCCCGACTAAAAGTCCTAAGCACGTTTAG